The Brassica oleracea var. oleracea cultivar TO1000 chromosome C7, BOL, whole genome shotgun sequence sequence AGACCTAAAAAAGATCTGTCTGATTCGAATCAATCTACGATGACCAAGTGTACTATACGGTCTGTCGGTGATGTGTCGGTCACTGATTTGTATCCTCGTTGATTATGGTGTTAACCTTCACGCATGGACTAATTGGCATTCATTGGTCAGAACAAGTGTTGTGTTTTTGTTTTTAATAAATCAACTTAAAAATAAAACCAAGTGTTCTCGTATTTTTAAGTGTTTCAATCTATCATGTTTGTTTTTTTTTTTTTAAATGAATGTAAAATTTTATTCAATCAAACTGTACTACATCAAGTGCTACTTTTTTATTTTTTGTACAAATAATCAAAAAATGGAGACTTGATTCAAACTACCAGTCTCATCTAGACCCAAAACAGATCATCAAATTCTCTTCAAAATGTTTGTTCCCTGTTCCTTTGACTGAAAGGAGCTTGAGCCTGAGTGTCTTGTCGATAAACTGGACCAAATGAGCTGCATCATGTGGCTGTTCACCATGCCTACGTAAGTTTCTTTCTCTCCATATCACATGAAGAGTTGCTTGGAGAGTGTAACGGATGAGGAATGTCATCGTTTGGTTAAGCCAAGGTTTGGATATAATCTCAACTAACTCAGTCCAATCTGCAGTGTATCCCTCTTGCATCATTCCTCCTACTAGCTTCTTCCACACCTGTTCTGAGTAGCGACACTCGAAGAAGAGGTGGGAGCATGATTCCTGAGTGTCGTTACAGAGGACGCAGGTGGTGTTGAGTCCCGTTATCCACTGTTGCATTCGATCCAGAGTTTGAATTCTACCACGCAATGCAAGCCAAAGAAAGAAGGAGTATTTCGGAGTTGATTGGGGAAACCAAACTCCTTTGCTCCAGGTACAGGTATGGTGGTTGCCTCGGATCTGTTCCTAGGTTCTCTTTGAGGAGAAATTGGTTGCAAATTTGTCATCGGCTTGTCTCCACAGTGTGATATCATCTTCCTGGCAAGCACTGCTTCGAAGGACTCTTAATTCCTCTTCCACTTCATTCAGAATACTCAGCCTATGGCGTCTTCTTCTACTGCGTCTCCCCAATGCCTCAGCCACTGTCACGTTCTCAGAAATCCCCAGATCAATAACTCCCCAATCTCCTATTCTTTCTTTAAGGTTACCATACTTCGACCACTGATCAAACCAAAAAGAAGTTTGTTTCCCACTCCTTATCTCTTTCTTCAGAAAAGGCTTTGCAATGTCTTTGAGCTTGAGTAGTTTCCTCCACACCCAAGAGCCAGAGATTGTGCTTCCCTTAATCGACCAAAAGGACCCCTTGCATATCAGGTAGCAGTGTATCCATTGTACCCATAGGGAGGGGCCAAATCAACATACTCTCCAGATAAGTTTGAGGCAGTGAACCATGTTGATTTCCTTCAGTGGCCGGAGACCCAAACCGCCTTCACTCTTGGGTAGACAGACATCCTCCCATCTCAACTTAGCTTTGGTTGTCTCTAAGCTCGGTCCAGACCACAAGAAAGCAGAGCATAGCCTTTCTATTTCTTTCAAGCAGCTGCCAGGTAATCTGAAGGCTGCCATCCANNNNNNNNNNNNNNNNNNNNNNNNNNNNNNNNNNNNNNNNNNNNNNNNNNNNNNNNNNNNNNNNNNNNNNNNNNNNNNNNNNNNNNNNNNNNNNNNNNNNNNNNNNNNNNNNNNNNNNNNNNNNNNNNNNNNNNNNNNNNNNNNNNNNNNNNNNNNNNNNNNNNNNNNNNNNNNNNNNNNNNNNNNNNNNNNNNNNNNNNNNNNNNNNNNNNNNNNNNNNNNNNNNNNNNNNNNNNNNNNNNNNNNNNNNNNNNNNNNNNNNNNNNNNNNNNNNNNNNNNNNNNNNNNNNNNNNNNNNNNNNNNNNNNNNNNNNNNNNNNNNNNNNNNNNNNNNNNNNNNNNNNNNNNNNNNNNNNNNNNNNNNNNNNNNNNNNNNNNNNNNNNNNNNNNNNNNNNNNNNATTTAACAGATTTCTAAACTAATGATTAATGCTAATGCAATTGCAGAATAATAAAAGCGATAAATGAAGTAACTTTCTTGACTAAAGTAAAAGAGAACCCATGGACATAGGGATTAGACCTTGGGTGATCAAGTTTCAAACTAAGGATGGCAAACGATCAATCAAACTATCAACCTTAAGCTTAGACACAGTTCTAAACAAGCTCTATGTCTAGATGAATATTCATTTACTAACACATTTCAAACATCAAATGTCTTTGGTTGAATAATATGAAAGCAATCATTACTAACAAGTCTAATGGCTATCTTAGCACCTCTAACAACAAATGTCTTTGGCAAAGTATACTAAAAGCTTAGGAGAGTTGTCTCAGGCATTTCATCAAACACCTTTCGGGTGGGAAATGCTTAAAGATCAACTTTTGATAGGCCAACTCAGAAGATGCATTATGAATACTCTACTAGCAAGGACTAAGAATGATGTACACTAAAACAACCTAGCTCTAACCTAATCACCCTTAATCTCCCTAACCCATGAATTCAAAAGGTGATTACTCACTAATCTCCATGATTCCTCTTAACCCCATATTGGATTTCAGATTAATCATGTAGAGAAATACATAGAATCGATATGAAAACAACATGACTGCAATAACAGAAATGACCAATTGAATCAAACAGATGAACCTTCCGAGAGGTTTTTGGTGGTTTTCTTAAGATCAAAAAAAAATCAGCCTCCAATGGCTTACAAAAGGTACTTAAACATAGGTTTAGAAAGTGTAAAACGTGCATAAAAAAATGACCAAAAAGCCCTTGATAAATCATAAGTTCGACCAAATAGACGACGCAGAGCGACCTGGGCACGTCGCTCTGGGAGGTCGCTTTGGGTGCTGGGAGCGACCTCAGGTAGTCGCTGTGGGACGTCGCTCCCGGCTTGTACGTCGCTCTCAAATCAACACAACCCCGAGCGACCTCTGAGTGTCGTTGTGGTGAGGTCGCTCTGGAACTGGAGCGACTTCGCTCTGTCGCTCTAGGAGGTCGCTCCGAAGCGAAAATGGCGAACGACCTCGTGTTGCCGCTCTGGTAAGGTCGCTCTGAGAGGTAGGGCACAGAGAGTTCATGGCGTCGCTCCGGTAGGGTCGTTCCCATGCACTGCTCGTCCAATGATCACCTTTATCACCTCTTTTGAGCTCCAAAACGCACCCAAATGTCTCCAAGAACTCCATGTGGTATTCTAATACCTAATAAAGACTCATGCATGCAAAATGCAACCTAAACATGGCTAAATCCTAGTCTATATGATCAAAATGCACATGGGTGAATGGATAACACAATGGAAATATGAAAGATATCACTTGTTCTCCACCGCCTTATCTAGCATCAGTGAGAGAACGTTGATGCAGATGACGAATATGTATGGAGAGAGTGCACAGCCTTGCCTCAGACCTCTCTTGCTTTGGAAGAATCCCGCTAGCTCGCCATTGACTTGCACCGAGAGGGAAGCCGTGCACACACAGAGCTCAATCCAGTGAACAAATTCCTCAGGCATGTTTAGTTCCCTTAGGGTGTTCAGCAGGAATGGCCAGTGTACTGAGTCAAAGGCTTTTGCAAGGTCGATCTTCATAGCGCATCAAGGTGAGATGTCCTCTTTGTGATAGTCTTTGACTATCTCCGTCGCAAGAAGCAAGTTCTCCACTAGTAGCCTGTCTGTATCAAAGGCTGACTGGTTATAGGAGATGCATTGGGGGAGTGTGCTCTTCAGTATGTTTGCTATAATCTTGGAAATAACCTTGTATAGGACATTGCAGCAGGAGATTGGTATGTAGTCTCGCATCTCCTGTGCATTGTCTGTCTTCGGGATGAGTGCCAAGATTGTTGCATTGAGACCTTTGGGGAGGAAACCTTTGCTGAAAAAGGATTGAACCGCAACTGTAAAATCCTTAGCAATGATGGGCCAAGATGCCTTGAAGAACTCCGTGGTGAAGCCATCAGATCCAGGTGATTTGTCGCTCGGCATTCGAAATACCACCTCCCTGATCTCGCTCTCTGTTACTGGCTTTATCAGCATTGCCCTTTGCTCATCATTGCAGCGGAAGGGTACGAGATCTTGGAGATCACAACTGACTTCTCCTCCATACCCGGAGGTTCCAAAGACAAGAACTCGTTGAAGAATCTCTCAGCCTCGTTTTTGATCTCCTCTTGGGAAGTGACAATGTTCCCCGAGGAACACTTGATTTCTCTGATAGCATTTCTGGTTTCTCTGACCTTTGCAGCATTGTAGAAAGCTTTGTTGTTTCTATCTCCTACTTGCAGCCAGTGGAGTTTAGAGCGTTTCTTGAAGACCTTCTCCTCAATATTTGAGACCCTCTGCCATCTCTCAGCTGCCGTTTGCTCTGTTAAGATGTTTCCTTGGGTAGGGTCTAACATCACCTTCTCTTGTTTCTCGCATAGGTCCTGGTAAGCTTCTTTTACCCGCTTCGTAAAAGCTCCAAGCTTGTCTTTGCTCAATCTTCGGATCAAAGGTTTAAGGCCTTTGAGATACTTAGAGAATCTGAAGAGATCAGTTGTGGACTGGAACAGAGGTGTTGTATCTTTCCAATAGTCCGAGACTGTGTCCAAGAACTCCGGAGTTTCTGCAATGACATTTGAGAAAATAAAAGGTCTGCGCTTACCCACTGCCTCAGCCCGGAGGTGAAATCTTCCCCGAAGGTGATCTGAGCATCCTCCCGCCTCAAAAATGCCATAAGCTTGGGTTCGTTGGTTGAGCCAGGTCTCATTTACCAGAATTCTATCCAGTTTTTTGCAAACTGTTCCTTCGCCCCTTCTGTTGCACCAAGTAAACTTCGGACCCTGATAACCCATGTCGAGTAGTTTGCAGTGTTGAATAACACTTTCAAAATCCCGCATCCCTGGAGTAGTCAGACCCGAATCTTGGTAGCTGGAGTGCTCATCCCCATCTAGTATCTCGTTGAAGTCTTCCATTATTACCCATTCCTTGTTTTTGAACATTGGTGAATTCTGATGAGACTTGATATCATCCCACAACTCTTTTCTCTTCTCTGCAGTGTTTTCCGCATAGACAAAGGAGCAGAGAATCTCCTCGTCTTCTCCTTCCACAAGAACTGAAACCGTAATTATCTGATCAGATTTGAAGACCGGGGTCACTATGACTTGCGAACTCCAAAGAACCCATATCCTCCCTTTTCTACTAAGCTCGTAATTATTTACAAATAACCAGCCTGTCAAATTTGTTGAGACAATTTGAGCTGATTTGCTCTCCTTGACTCGAGTTTCCAACAGACCACCAAACTGCAATCCCTTATTCTGTATCCATTGACGGACGACTTTGTGCTTAGCTTCCTTGTTAAATCCTCTCACGTTCCAGAAGAACCCAGTCATTGAGATGATTTGCGAGACCGTTTTCCCTGAGTTCCAGGGTCAGTGTCCTTGTTGGTGTGCTCGGAAAAGATCTTGTGGTTTGTCTTGGAGCTCCTCGGAAGA is a genomic window containing:
- the LOC106303362 gene encoding uncharacterized protein LOC106303362, with amino-acid sequence MTGFFWNVRGFNKEAKHKVVRQWIQNKGLQFGGLLETRVKESKSAQIVSTNLTGWLFVNNYELSRKGRIWVLWSSQVIVTPVFKSDQIITVSVLVEGEDEEILCSFVYAENTAEKRKELWDDIKSHQNSPMFKNKEWVIMEDFNEILDGDEHSSYQDSGLTTPGMRDFESVIQHCKLLDMGYQGPKFTWCNRRGEGTVCKKLDRILVNETWLNQRTQAYGIFEAGGCSDHLRGRFHLRAEAVGKRRPFIFSNVIAETPEFLDTVSDYWKDTTPLFQSTTDLFRFSKYLKGLKPLIRRLSKDKLGAFTKRVKEAYQDLCEKQEKVMLDPTQGNILTEQTAAERWQRVSNIEEKVFKKRSKLHWLQVGDRNNKAFYNAAKVRETRNAIREIKCSSGNIVTSQEEIKNEAERFFNEFLSLEPPGMEEKSVVISKISYPSAAMMSKGQC
- the LOC106303361 gene encoding uncharacterized protein LOC106303361 — its product is MQQWITGLNTTCVLCNDTQESCSHLFFECRYSEQVWKKLVGGMMQEGYTADWTELVEIISKPWLNQTMTFLIRYTLQATLHVIWRERNLRRHGEQPHDAAHLVQFIDKTLRLKLLSVKGTGNKHFEENLMICFGSR